From Lactobacillus sp. PV012:
TGCTGGAAAGTTAGGTAAACGAAGTAAAATGTAATTTTGCTTTTCAGTTAGTTCATCTACTTCTTTATCTAAGTCTTTAATTTCTTTTCCTACTTCACGCATTGCCTTAATTGCTTGGCTTGCATCTTCTTTGTTACGCTTAGCTTGGGCAATTTGATCTGAAACTTCATTACGTTTTTGTTTTAAAGTTTCACTTTTAGTTAAAGCTTCACGGCGCTTTTTATCAATTTCAACTAGTTCATCAAGCTCTTTTGCTTCAACACCTCTAGTTGCTAATTTTTCTTTTGCCCAATCAAGGTTTTCTCTAATTACCTTAATATCTAACATTAGTATGTTCCTCCTTAAAATAAAAAAAGCCGACTCATCCCCAATTGGGACGAATCGACTTCACGGCTCGCGGTACCACCCAGCTTCAGTGTATATTTACACCACACTTTATAGCAATAACGGCGCTAACCGTGTAGAATTACCTACCCACTCTTAAAATCTGGAAATGACGTTCACTTACTCTCACCAACCGTAAGCTCTCTGAAGTTGTCTTAGGATTTCGTGTTTAATTAGATTATACCATTATTATTTTTTTAGGACAAAAAACTTTCTTCTTTTTTCCATTTCACCCAAAGCATACATCTGTTTGAAACCTAATTTTTCTAGTAATTTCTCAGAAGCCAAATTACTACCAATTATCTCTGCCCATAAGACATCTTGATTCAATTGTTGAAAGGCATAATTTACTAACAACTTCATTGCCTCAAAGCCATAGCCCTTTCGCCAATAATTCTTATCTATTAAAAAACCTAAGGATTTCGCCCGCATAATTCCAGCAGCAATATCGATTGTTTGGTCATATAATTCAGCTAATCCAATCATTTCATTCGTTTCTTTTAATACAATGGCG
This genomic window contains:
- a CDS encoding GNAT family N-acetyltransferase, translating into MLNGTKVELRKVTPADAPTLYKWGQDEIYHQLAGFEKFKNLAQAQRAAKVYAERPWSYAIVLKETNEMIGLAELYDQTIDIAAGIMRAKSLGFLIDKNYWRKGYGFEAMKLLVNYAFQQLNQDVLWAEIIGSNLASEKLLEKLGFKQMYALGEMEKRRKFFVLKK